From the genome of Fundulus heteroclitus isolate FHET01 chromosome 7, MU-UCD_Fhet_4.1, whole genome shotgun sequence, one region includes:
- the LOC105930332 gene encoding uncharacterized protein LOC105930332: MFMGTPHDSSSPSPIQANSPEPKSPVSESDCPSSSLPHHSLPCWATQAHSDLAQAKEELRQIQVRHATEIETVNRGVERAILGARREERRLLERVEQDHRDTQQRLEQVQRENIAAARVSQSLLEQRLEKMVQLQQRLQTVGQSVLSKNGTSKNPLLNEISDFLQPWEISVSLKKVNFKPSSQPNAVTFGDIRVQEQNLCLNVGGCGPHGKLCALHSKEIHCEDTNDQSCREENGTRGQGWTSPTGRVVRRINLLNQNALESEEGQNLSSTKIHHWLPKCEEFDWETSQVDKMDTSCFELQGEDVFLAVPSALKSRDIKAKDTVSRMNIDGDHCSPIKSEKNAFCGH, from the coding sequence ATGTTTATGGGAACACCTCATGATAGCAGTTCACCCTCTCCCATCCAAGCAAACAGTCCAGAGCCTAAAAGTCCAGTTTCTGAGTCAGATTGTCCTTCATCTTCTCTTCCACATCATTCACTTCCCTGCTGGGCAACCCAGGCACATAGTGATCTCGCCCAGGCCAAGGAAGAGTTACGTCAGATTCAGGTCCGTCATGCAACCGAGATTGAAACAGTTAATCGAGGTGTGGAACGAGCAATCCTTGGAGCACGTAGAGAGGAGCGGCGCCTACTGGAGAGGGTGGAGCAGGACCATCGAGACACTCAGCAACGCTTGGAGCAAGTCCAGAGGGAGAATATAGCAGCTGCAAGGGTCAGCCAGTCTCTTTTGGAGCAACGGCTTGAGAAAATGGTTCAGCTTCAACAACGACTCCAGACAGTGGGTCAGTCTGTTCTATCTAAAAATGGAACAAGCAAAAACCCCTTACTAAATGAAATTTCAGACTTTCTACAACCTTGGGAAATCTCTGTTTCACTTAAGAAAGTGAATTTCAAGCCGAGCTCCCAACCTAATGCCGTAACCTTTGGAGACATTCGAGTGCAAGAGCAAAATCTGTGTCTGAATGTTGGAGGCTGTGGGCCTCATGGAAAGCTGTGTGCTCTACATTCAAAGGAGATACATTGCGAAGACACAAACGATCAAAGTTGTAGAGAAGAAAACGGCACACGAGGACAGGGCTGGACATCCCCAACAGGCAGGGTGGTCAGAAGAATCAACCTCTTAAACCAAAATGCTCTAGAGTCAGAGGAAGGCCAGAATCTCTCTTCTACAAAGATACATCACTGGCTCCCTAAATGTGAAGAGTTTGACTGGGAAACTTCCCAAGTTGATAAGATGGATACAAGTTGCTTTGAGTTACAAGGTGAAGACGTATTTCTGGCTGTCCCTTCTGCTCTTAAAAGTAGGGACATCAAAGCAAAGGACACAGTATCCAGGATGAACATTGATGGGGATCATTGCTCTCCCATTAAATCAGAGAAAAATGCTTTCTGTGGCCACTAG